The genomic interval AACCGTGCCCGTGCTTATTCTTTCCAACAGAGCTTCACACCACCTTCACGGAGCGACCATGCGCCTCTGGATCTTTACGCTGCTGCTGTTGACCGTTCCTTTCGTTCGGGCCCAGGATCCGATTCGCGAGCGGCTGGAACGATCGCCCCGCCACCAGGAATGGGTGGCCATCACCTACGACGGCCGCACCGTGCACACGTTCGTCGTCTATCCCGAACGCGACACGCCCGCCACGGCCGTCGTGCTCATCCACGAAAACCGGGGTCTGTCGGACTGGGTGCGGAGCGTGGCCGACCGCCTGGCCGAGGCGGGCTACCTGGCGCTGGCGCCGGACCTGCTCTCGGGCATGGCGCCCGGAGGCGGCCGCACCACCGATTTTCCAGGCGAAGACGCCGCCCGCGAGGCGATCTATCGCCTGCCGCCCGAACAGGTGATGGCCGACCTGGACGCCGTCGTGGACTACGCGCGCAACCTGCCGGCCGCCAACGGCAAAGTGGCCGTGGCGGGCTTCTGCTGGGGCGGCGCCCAGGCCTTCCGTTTTGCCACCCACCGGCCCGACCTGGCCGCTGCGTTCGTCTTCTACGGCACCGGCCCTGACGATCCGGAAGCCGTGGCCCGTATTCAATGCCCCGTCTACGGCGGCAACGACGCCCGCGTGAACGCCACGATCCCGCGCACCGACTCGCTCATGCGGGCGGCCGGCAAGACGTTCGTCTATGAGATCTACGAAGGAGCCGGCCACGCCTTCATGCGCCGCGGCGAGACGGCCGACACCACCGACGCCAACCGACGCGCCCGCGACGCCGCCTGGCAACGCTGGCTCCGGCTGTTACAGACACTTTAGCCTTTCCTTCGCACTGGCGCCCTGCAACTTCGAATTCCAGGCCGCCTTACCCGAAAGCGTCCGCTTTTACCCGGACCCCGAAGGCCGCTCCACCGTTCTGCTTTTCGGTCAACAAGCCAGTTCGTTCTGGAATGCGCCACCGGCAAGGTCTGCTGCTGATCGGACTCCTGCTGCTCGGAAGCCTGAGCGGGGACGTTGGCCGCACCCAATCGGCGCCGGCCGTCTCCGTACTGGACGACCCGCTGGTGCGTACCGAGGGCCGCACCGGCCTGGACTTGCTCTACGACCTGGATTTCGCCGGGGCCCAGGCCCACTTTGCCCAGATCATCCAGCGCTATCCGGACCACCCGATCGGCCCCTTCCTGACCGGCCTGAACCTCTGGTGGCAGATCCTGCTGGACCTGTCGGACCGCTCCCGCGACGAGGCGTTCTACAACCTGATGGACGCCGTGCTGAAGCGATGCGAACGCATGCTGCGCCGCGACCCGGACAACCTGGACGCCCTCTTCTTCAAAAGCGCGGCGCTTGGCTTCCGGGGCCGGCTGCGCGCCAATCGGGGCGACTGGTTTCAGGCGGCGCTCGACGGCAAACGCGCGCTCGACGCCGTCATGGCACTGGCCCGGCGGCGTCCTCAGAACCCGGACTTCCGCTTCGGCAAGGCGCTCTACGACTACTATGCGGCCGTTATCCCGGAGCGCTACCCCTTCGTCAAGCCGGTCATGATCTTCTTTCCGTCCGGCGACCGGGAGGCCGGCCTGCGCCAGCTCGAGGACACGGCCCGGCACGGCTACTACATTCAGGCCGAGGCCGTCTACTTTCTGGCCATGATCTATTACCTCTTCGAGGAGGACTACGCGCGCACGATGGAGCACGTGCGCTGGCTGCGTGCGCACTTTCCCAACAACGGCTACTTTCACACGCTGGAGGGCCGCGTCTACGTGCGCTGGGGACACTGGCAGCAGGGACGCCAGACCTTCGAGGCCGTGCTGAGCCGCTTCCAGGAAGGACACCGGGGCTACAACGCGGCAATGGCCGAGCAGGCCCTGTACTTCATCGCGCTTTCCTATATGCTGGAGCGCCGCTATCAGGCCGCGCTGGATTACCTGCTCAAGCTGGAGGCCCTCACCGCCCGCCGCAAAGAGGACACCTACTTCAAGGTGATGGGCCGGCTGCGTCAGGGTATGGCCTACGACGCGCTGGGCCAGCGCGACATCGCCATCCTCCGCTACCGCGAAGTGCTTCAGATGAAAGACTTCGGCCGCGCCCATGAACGCGCCCGCCAGTACCTGAAAATGCCTTACCGGGGATGAACCTCCTCTGCTCCCTGTCGTATTTCCCTGAGCGTTGGCCCGAGATCAGCAGCAGCGCGCCATGTGGATACGCTACACGCAATGGGATCCGAAGCGGCACGGCCGAAAGCAATCGACGTTCGAGCGGCTCTTTGAACTGTTCAAGCAACTGCTGCACTTCACGGCGGGCGATGCGGCCGAGGCGCTCCGGTGGCTCAGCCAGCTCGATCAGGAGTACGGCCTGACCGACGAAGAAATGGGCCTGGGCGACTTCATCGAAGAACTCAAGCGCCGGGGCTACCTGCAGGACGATGAGCGGACGGGCGTCGTGCAGATCACGCCGCGCATGGAGCGCACGCTGCGCCAGAGCGCCCTCGAAGAGATCTTCCGCAAGCTACGCCGGGGCAGCCTGGGCCAGCACAAGACGCCCTATGCCGGTCAGGGCGACGAACGATTGCCCGAAACCCGCCCCTGGCAGTTCGGCGACGACCCGCACCTGCTGGATCTGACGGGCACGCTCTCGAACGCCTTCCGCCGGAGCGGCATCGACCAGTGGTCGCTGCGCGAAGAAGACCTGGAGGTGTACGAGACCGACCACCACACGAGCGTGGCGACGGTGCTGCTGATCGACCTGTCGCACTCCATGGTGCTTTACGGCGAAGACCGCATCACGCCGGCCCGCAAGACCGCGCTGGCCCTGGCCGAACTGATCACCACCCGCTACCCGAAGGATACGCTCGACATCGTGGCCTTCGGCAACGACGCCTGGGAAGTCTCACTCAAGGAGCTGCCCTACCTGCAGGTGGGCCCCTACTACACGAACACGCGGGCGGCGCTGCAGCGGGCCCGCCAGATTCTGCACCGCCGCAAAAACCGCAACAAGCAGATCTTCCTGATCACCGACGGCAAGCCGAGCTGCCACTTCGAAAACGGCCGCATGTACCGCAACGCCTTCGGTCTGGATCGCCGCATTGTGAACAAGGTGCTCGACGAGGCCGTCCGTTGCCGTCGCGAGGGCATCACGATCACCACGTTCATGGTGGCCCGCGATCCCTACCTGCAGCAGTTCGTCCAGCAGCTCACCCGGGCCAACCGCGGCCGCGCCTACTACGCCAGTCTGGACCGCCTGGGTGAGTACCTGTTCGAGGACTACGTGCGCAACCGCCGCAAGCACCTGCGCTGAGCGACATGGCCGCGCCGTTTCGTCCCCGCAAGCGCCTGGGCCAGCATTTTCTGGTGGATCCCAACATCGCCCGCAAGATCGTCGCGGCGCTGCAGGCCGCGCCCGAGGATCCCGTCGTCGAGATCGGTCCGGGCACCGGCGCGCTGACCGGCCTGCTGCTGGAGCGCTACCCGCACCTGACGGCCATCGAGATCGATCCCCGGGCCGTGGCCGAACTGAAGGCCCGCTGGCCGGAGCTGGACGTGCGTCAGGAAGATGTGCTGAAGGTGAACTGGGCGGAGCTGGCCGAGGAGAAAGGCGGACGTCTCCACGTCGTCGGCAACCTGCCCTACTACATCACCAGCCCGATTCTGTTTGCGCTGCTCGACGCCCGCGAGGTGCTGGCCGAGGCCGTGCTCATGATGCAGCGCGAGGTGGCCGAGCGTCTGGTTGCACCGCCCGGTAGCAAAATGTACGGCATTCTGAGCGTGGCCGCCCAGCTCTGGGCCACCCCTGCGCTGCTGTTTTCCGTCTCCCGCCATGTTTTTCGTCCGAAGCCCCGTGTCGAAAGCGCCGTCGTGCGCCTGACCTTCGAGCGACCGCTCCCGGACGTCGATCCCGAACTGCTGCGCCAGGTTATCCGGACGGCCTTCAACCAGCGCCGCAAAACGCTGCGCAACAGCCTGCGCCGCCTGTTGCCATCCGAAACACCCCTGCCCGATCCCTGGGCCCAGGCCCGCGCCGAAGACCTTTCCCCTGACGACTATGTGGCCCTGACCCGATGGCTGCACGTCACAACCGCCTCTCTGATTGCATCCCGCCTGTAAAACGACAGATTTGCTGTCTTTCTCATAGGATGCAAAAAGCCCTTTCGCCTTTGGGGCTATAAGCCTATCTTAAGAGGATTTTTAAGACACGGCTAATGGGGGCGTATGCAAAAAGCGCTCCCCGGCCATGACCTTCCATCCATACCTGACGGTGCATCTATCTCAACCAACCCGGAGGAAGCCCTATGACGGTACTGGACTGGTTAATTGTGGCAGCCTATTTCGCGATCCTGGCCGGGATCGTCTGGTGGTCGGCCCGCCGCGTCAAAACCACCACGGACTACTTCCTGGCCGGTCGCGACGTGGGCTTTTTTGTCATCGGCGCCTCGATCTTCGCCTCGAACATTGGCTCGGAGCACATCGTGGGGCTGGCCGGAAGCGGCGCGGCCAACGGCCTGGCCCAGGCCCAC from Rhodothermus marinus carries:
- a CDS encoding dienelactone hydrolase family protein — encoded protein: MRLWIFTLLLLTVPFVRAQDPIRERLERSPRHQEWVAITYDGRTVHTFVVYPERDTPATAVVLIHENRGLSDWVRSVADRLAEAGYLALAPDLLSGMAPGGGRTTDFPGEDAAREAIYRLPPEQVMADLDAVVDYARNLPAANGKVAVAGFCWGGAQAFRFATHRPDLAAAFVFYGTGPDDPEAVARIQCPVYGGNDARVNATIPRTDSLMRAAGKTFVYEIYEGAGHAFMRRGETADTTDANRRARDAAWQRWLRLLQTL
- a CDS encoding tetratricopeptide repeat protein; protein product: MRHRQGLLLIGLLLLGSLSGDVGRTQSAPAVSVLDDPLVRTEGRTGLDLLYDLDFAGAQAHFAQIIQRYPDHPIGPFLTGLNLWWQILLDLSDRSRDEAFYNLMDAVLKRCERMLRRDPDNLDALFFKSAALGFRGRLRANRGDWFQAALDGKRALDAVMALARRRPQNPDFRFGKALYDYYAAVIPERYPFVKPVMIFFPSGDREAGLRQLEDTARHGYYIQAEAVYFLAMIYYLFEEDYARTMEHVRWLRAHFPNNGYFHTLEGRVYVRWGHWQQGRQTFEAVLSRFQEGHRGYNAAMAEQALYFIALSYMLERRYQAALDYLLKLEALTARRKEDTYFKVMGRLRQGMAYDALGQRDIAILRYREVLQMKDFGRAHERARQYLKMPYRG
- a CDS encoding vWA domain-containing protein gives rise to the protein MWIRYTQWDPKRHGRKQSTFERLFELFKQLLHFTAGDAAEALRWLSQLDQEYGLTDEEMGLGDFIEELKRRGYLQDDERTGVVQITPRMERTLRQSALEEIFRKLRRGSLGQHKTPYAGQGDERLPETRPWQFGDDPHLLDLTGTLSNAFRRSGIDQWSLREEDLEVYETDHHTSVATVLLIDLSHSMVLYGEDRITPARKTALALAELITTRYPKDTLDIVAFGNDAWEVSLKELPYLQVGPYYTNTRAALQRARQILHRRKNRNKQIFLITDGKPSCHFENGRMYRNAFGLDRRIVNKVLDEAVRCRREGITITTFMVARDPYLQQFVQQLTRANRGRAYYASLDRLGEYLFEDYVRNRRKHLR
- the rsmA gene encoding 16S rRNA (adenine(1518)-N(6)/adenine(1519)-N(6))-dimethyltransferase RsmA; this translates as MAAPFRPRKRLGQHFLVDPNIARKIVAALQAAPEDPVVEIGPGTGALTGLLLERYPHLTAIEIDPRAVAELKARWPELDVRQEDVLKVNWAELAEEKGGRLHVVGNLPYYITSPILFALLDAREVLAEAVLMMQREVAERLVAPPGSKMYGILSVAAQLWATPALLFSVSRHVFRPKPRVESAVVRLTFERPLPDVDPELLRQVIRTAFNQRRKTLRNSLRRLLPSETPLPDPWAQARAEDLSPDDYVALTRWLHVTTASLIASRL